One window from the genome of Haloprofundus halobius encodes:
- a CDS encoding HVO_0416 family zinc finger protein encodes MASAPSDDVFDQFLADRGHETEPQRWDRSYNKKQCPDCGALHDDDAVTCTVCGWDPYA; translated from the coding sequence ATGGCATCCGCACCCAGCGACGACGTGTTCGACCAGTTCTTAGCCGACCGTGGTCACGAGACGGAACCGCAACGCTGGGACCGATCCTATAACAAGAAACAATGCCCCGACTGCGGGGCATTGCACGACGACGACGCGGTGACGTGCACCGTCTGCGGGTGGGACCCGTACGCCTGA
- a CDS encoding M24 family metallopeptidase: MAGDSETDEDSVADAPTDPSWPERPSTDYGFLAAALTESDAEAFVHVGDRFDDGTRYLTRFSGPDRDFAFVFVGPGGGDAGNDDSTATLCAPALFEEQAKREFPGDEVRMANVGDPAGERARAVLDDALGGDGTVLVPQEIPHDAALYLERAGYELRSTSAVADARAVKTEAELDCLRRVQRATTRGMARAETILAEASVEGDELHWKGAPLSTERLRRQVNATLASYGVRDAGNTVIGAGPSCADLHFTGTDDVAPGETVLLDISPRGPHGYYGDLTRTFVVDGDGGWERRAYVAVEAAQRAAFDELDAGAGVTASTVHEEAAAEIAAYGFSVGEEPGFTHGTGHGVGVSLHEAPSLRAGEPLEAGMVVTVEPGVYDSSQGGVRIEDLVVVTEDGYELLAEYPTGIVPQKR, encoded by the coding sequence ATGGCAGGCGATTCCGAGACCGACGAGGATTCGGTCGCCGACGCGCCCACGGACCCGTCGTGGCCGGAACGGCCGAGCACCGACTACGGGTTTCTCGCCGCCGCTCTCACCGAATCCGACGCTGAGGCGTTCGTCCACGTCGGCGACCGCTTCGACGACGGCACGCGGTATCTCACGCGCTTTTCGGGACCGGACCGCGACTTCGCGTTCGTCTTCGTCGGTCCCGGCGGAGGCGACGCTGGAAACGACGACTCCACGGCGACGCTCTGTGCGCCCGCCCTCTTCGAAGAACAGGCGAAACGAGAGTTCCCCGGCGACGAGGTGCGGATGGCGAACGTCGGCGACCCGGCAGGAGAACGCGCTCGTGCCGTCCTCGACGACGCCCTCGGCGGCGACGGAACCGTCCTCGTCCCGCAGGAGATTCCGCACGACGCCGCACTCTATCTCGAACGCGCGGGCTACGAACTGCGTTCGACGAGCGCCGTCGCAGACGCTCGCGCCGTCAAGACGGAGGCGGAACTCGATTGCCTGCGTCGCGTCCAGCGGGCGACGACCCGCGGAATGGCGCGTGCGGAGACGATTCTCGCGGAGGCAAGCGTGGAAGGCGACGAACTCCACTGGAAGGGCGCGCCGCTGTCGACGGAGCGGCTTCGCCGACAGGTGAACGCCACGTTGGCGAGTTACGGCGTCCGCGACGCGGGCAACACCGTCATCGGCGCGGGGCCGTCGTGTGCGGACCTGCACTTCACCGGAACGGACGACGTCGCGCCCGGCGAGACGGTCCTGTTGGACATCTCCCCACGCGGCCCGCACGGCTACTACGGCGACCTGACGCGGACGTTCGTCGTCGACGGCGACGGCGGGTGGGAGCGACGCGCGTACGTCGCCGTCGAAGCCGCACAGCGAGCGGCGTTCGACGAACTCGACGCGGGTGCGGGCGTCACCGCGAGTACGGTTCACGAGGAAGCGGCCGCCGAAATCGCCGCCTACGGCTTCTCTGTCGGCGAGGAACCCGGCTTCACCCACGGAACGGGGCACGGCGTCGGCGTCAGTCTCCACGAAGCGCCGTCGTTGCGGGCCGGGGAACCGCTGGAGGCGGGAATGGTCGTCACCGTCGAACCGGGCGTCTACGACTCCTCGCAGGGCGGCGTCCGCATCGAGGATCTGGTCGTGGTCACCGAGGACGGCTACGAACTGCTCGCGGAGTATCCGACAGGAATCGTCCCGCAGAAGCGCTAA
- a CDS encoding riboflavin synthase: MFTGIVERTGEVTAVEDAASGRRLRISAPGFSDLHHGQSISVSGVCLTVEEFENAGDDAWFSVFLAAETVDKTYLGEIEKGDAVNLERALAADGRFDGHVVQGHVDATTEVTAIEQVGDDWRFEFAMPEGLGQYVVSKGSITLDGISLTVAERTPESVSVAIIPTTYELTTLSEKSVGDSVHVEVDVVAKYVENMLEGYQPE, from the coding sequence ATGTTCACGGGAATCGTCGAGCGCACCGGCGAAGTGACGGCAGTCGAAGACGCCGCGAGCGGGCGTCGCCTGCGCATCAGCGCGCCGGGGTTTTCCGACTTACACCACGGCCAGTCCATCAGCGTCAGCGGCGTCTGTCTCACCGTCGAGGAGTTCGAGAACGCGGGCGACGACGCGTGGTTCTCGGTGTTCCTCGCCGCCGAGACCGTGGACAAGACGTATCTGGGAGAGATCGAGAAGGGCGACGCGGTGAACCTCGAACGCGCGTTGGCGGCGGACGGACGCTTCGACGGCCACGTCGTACAGGGGCACGTCGACGCGACGACCGAGGTGACTGCGATAGAGCAGGTCGGCGACGACTGGCGCTTCGAGTTCGCCATGCCCGAGGGGTTGGGCCAGTACGTCGTCTCGAAGGGGTCGATTACGTTGGACGGGATTAGTTTGACCGTGGCCGAGCGGACGCCGGAGTCGGTTTCTGTTGCTATTATTCCGACGACGTACGAACTGACGACGCTCTCCGAGAAGTCCGTGGGAGATTCGGTTCACGTCGAGGTGGACGTGGTAGCGAAGTATGTGGAGAATATGTTAGAGGGATATCAGCCGGAGTGA
- a CDS encoding PrsW family intramembrane metalloprotease — MTNERDPIERASAGSLDLYDVSTWEERSSLDGLSVAIWSLATTVFRVAIVLVALLLLIGIGGLTMFSTPEVGMLTVLSVIPALGLAGYVWYSDVTSSEPLSLLIATFLLGVLTANFAALINSVLNPYFQLLPIVGSVLFFYLVVGPVEETVKLLAVRLYAYRSDRFNAVIDGAVYGAMAGLGFATIENALYIMQGVEPAQLEFGLELIGVGGEITAVRALAGPGHVIYSAFAGYYLGLAKFNSENGGPIIVKGLLIAAFIHATYNTTVGIGSGLIWLFMQTVVPFSVPQLAAYLCYVVLYDGFFGYLLYRKIKRYRNTYWAVHDDETVRDESVVK; from the coding sequence ATGACGAACGAACGGGACCCTATCGAACGAGCGTCAGCGGGGTCGCTCGACCTGTACGACGTGTCGACGTGGGAGGAACGCAGTTCTCTCGACGGTCTCTCCGTCGCGATCTGGAGCCTCGCGACGACGGTGTTTCGCGTCGCCATCGTCCTCGTCGCGCTGTTGTTGCTCATCGGTATCGGGGGACTCACGATGTTTTCGACGCCCGAGGTGGGGATGCTCACCGTCCTCTCCGTGATACCCGCGCTCGGATTGGCCGGCTACGTCTGGTACTCGGACGTGACCAGCAGCGAACCGCTCTCGTTGCTGATCGCGACGTTCCTGCTCGGGGTACTGACGGCGAACTTCGCAGCGCTCATCAACAGCGTCTTGAACCCGTACTTCCAGTTGCTCCCCATCGTGGGGTCGGTGCTGTTCTTCTACCTCGTCGTCGGCCCCGTCGAGGAAACCGTAAAACTGCTCGCGGTACGGCTGTACGCCTACCGGAGCGACCGGTTCAACGCCGTCATCGACGGCGCGGTGTACGGGGCGATGGCCGGGCTCGGCTTCGCGACCATCGAGAACGCGCTGTACATTATGCAGGGCGTCGAACCGGCCCAGTTGGAGTTCGGTCTCGAACTCATCGGCGTCGGCGGCGAGATAACGGCCGTCAGAGCACTCGCCGGCCCCGGTCACGTCATCTATTCGGCGTTCGCGGGCTACTATCTCGGTCTCGCGAAGTTCAACAGCGAGAACGGCGGTCCGATAATCGTCAAGGGACTACTCATCGCGGCGTTCATCCACGCGACGTACAACACCACCGTCGGTATCGGGTCGGGGCTCATCTGGCTGTTCATGCAGACGGTCGTTCCGTTCAGCGTGCCGCAACTGGCCGCCTACCTCTGCTACGTCGTCCTCTACGACGGCTTCTTCGGCTACCTGCTCTACCGGAAGATCAAGCGTTACCGGAACACCTACTGGGCGGTTCACGACGACGAAACCGTCCGCGACGAGAGCGTCGTCAAGTAG
- a CDS encoding DUF7533 family protein, which produces MALGILDTIGLAATLVFAIPVAIYGIEQLASGETLFGVALLAVAAAMVLVPRYVTTPDDIPGKAAEKAVGSAVKNPEKNDESKQQE; this is translated from the coding sequence ATGGCGCTCGGAATCTTGGATACCATCGGACTGGCGGCGACGCTCGTCTTCGCCATTCCCGTGGCGATTTACGGCATCGAGCAACTCGCGAGCGGCGAGACGCTGTTCGGCGTCGCGCTCCTCGCTGTCGCCGCGGCGATGGTGCTCGTCCCTCGGTACGTGACGACGCCCGACGACATCCCCGGTAAAGCCGCCGAGAAAGCCGTCGGATCGGCGGTCAAAAACCCTGAGAAGAACGACGAGTCGAAACAGCAGGAGTAG
- a CDS encoding UvrD-helicase domain-containing protein has product MAETAPTITRLFGGPGSGKTTALLNRVEELLEEDDVEFRDILVVSYTRAAAQEVRERLAERLDISPRALQGNVCTMHAKAYELLDLSRGDVVGEKNKKEFCEEFGLEYEDEYGGKGRRTARSTTIGNKVIATSQWLQRTQRDVADWYDVPFQWNVEKVRLPPEIDPNAQEGNKYTPTWPSSDDRVDIPEAIRAWRNYKGQNGLVGFADMLQRVKQRSLLPSVDYLVIDEFQDITTLQYEVYEEWKPHMKRVLIAGDDDQVVYAWQGADPNLLLDADRDEDEVLPNSYRLPSRILHVVNREIRHIDKRQEKDLKPRKEGGVVEAVESPSMLNLVRNVRYTVQEDDGDIMLLFRARYQMFQFIDDFIGEGIPFSVLTDQRMWTDRLTQYVRAVERMENEEPITGLQARRLADMLQESAFGSNERDDLYDLIDDYEEEADVDDLAEIEIPLDEVKNFAPFLPDSTSASDMVRKVTSFQRKSIDAYFGGEYEGMDPNRVRIGTIHSAKGREADHVFVATDLTEKVVEQMAATVEQQGIEVKGVDEFTKTTSPVPVLTNNERRVFYVGMSRARERLVLLENLVGGAPTLPISVLLHNELRDEPVEEMLEKAQEPPAPEP; this is encoded by the coding sequence ATGGCTGAGACAGCGCCCACCATCACCCGACTGTTCGGTGGTCCGGGCAGCGGGAAGACGACTGCCCTCCTCAATCGCGTCGAGGAGTTACTCGAAGAGGACGACGTGGAGTTTCGTGACATTCTCGTCGTCTCGTACACACGTGCAGCGGCGCAGGAGGTCAGAGAGCGGCTTGCAGAGCGACTCGACATCTCCCCCCGCGCGCTCCAAGGCAACGTCTGTACGATGCACGCGAAGGCGTACGAACTGCTCGACCTCTCGCGCGGCGACGTCGTCGGCGAGAAGAACAAAAAGGAGTTCTGCGAGGAGTTCGGCCTCGAATACGAGGACGAGTACGGCGGCAAAGGCCGACGTACCGCCCGCTCGACGACCATCGGCAACAAAGTCATCGCGACGAGCCAGTGGCTTCAGCGCACCCAGCGCGACGTCGCCGACTGGTACGACGTCCCGTTCCAGTGGAACGTCGAGAAAGTCCGACTCCCGCCCGAGATCGACCCGAACGCCCAGGAGGGCAACAAGTACACGCCGACGTGGCCCTCTTCGGACGACCGCGTCGACATCCCAGAGGCGATTCGCGCGTGGCGAAACTACAAGGGACAGAACGGTCTCGTCGGCTTCGCCGACATGCTCCAGCGGGTGAAACAGCGCTCGCTGCTGCCGAGCGTCGACTACCTCGTCATCGACGAGTTTCAGGACATCACGACGCTGCAGTACGAGGTGTACGAGGAGTGGAAACCGCACATGAAGCGCGTCCTCATCGCGGGTGACGACGACCAGGTCGTCTACGCCTGGCAGGGCGCGGACCCCAATCTCCTGCTGGACGCCGACCGCGACGAGGACGAGGTGCTGCCGAACTCCTACCGTCTTCCGTCTCGTATCCTCCACGTCGTGAATCGAGAGATTCGACACATCGACAAGCGCCAGGAGAAGGACCTCAAACCAAGAAAGGAGGGTGGCGTCGTGGAGGCCGTCGAAAGCCCGTCGATGCTCAACCTCGTCCGCAACGTCCGTTACACGGTCCAGGAAGACGACGGCGACATCATGCTCCTGTTCCGGGCGCGCTATCAGATGTTCCAGTTCATCGACGACTTCATCGGCGAGGGTATCCCGTTCAGCGTGCTCACCGACCAGCGGATGTGGACCGACCGCCTCACCCAGTACGTCCGCGCCGTCGAGCGCATGGAGAACGAGGAACCCATCACCGGCCTGCAGGCGCGCCGCCTCGCCGACATGCTGCAGGAGTCGGCGTTCGGATCGAACGAGCGCGACGACCTCTACGACCTCATCGACGACTACGAGGAGGAAGCCGACGTCGACGACCTCGCCGAAATCGAGATTCCGCTCGACGAGGTGAAGAACTTCGCGCCGTTCCTCCCCGACTCGACCTCCGCCAGCGACATGGTCCGGAAGGTGACGAGCTTCCAGCGGAAGTCCATCGACGCCTACTTCGGCGGGGAGTACGAGGGGATGGATCCCAACCGCGTCCGCATCGGCACCATCCACTCCGCGAAGGGCCGCGAGGCCGACCACGTGTTCGTCGCCACCGACCTCACCGAGAAGGTGGTCGAGCAGATGGCCGCCACCGTCGAGCAACAGGGTATCGAGGTCAAGGGCGTCGACGAGTTCACGAAGACGACGAGTCCCGTCCCCGTGTTGACGAACAACGAACGACGCGTGTTCTACGTCGGGATGAGCCGTGCGCGCGAGCGCCTCGTCCTCCTCGAGAACCTCGTCGGCGGCGCGCCGACGCTCCCCATCAGCGTGCTCCTCCACAACGAACTCCGCGACGAACCCGTCGAGGAGATGCTCGAGAAAGCCCAAGAGCCGCCAGCGCCGGAGCCGTAG